CTAGATGACTGTCTGTATGTCCTGGTGTGGCGATCGCTTCAATTACAATTGATCCTAGTTCTAGAATTTCTCCATCTTTGATTTTTTGATCTGCACAATTCGCAGCTGCATTTTCCGGTATAGCTCCTAAACATCCGGTTAGTTGACGTAATTTACCTGTACCCGTAATGTGATCTGCATGAATGTGAGTTTCTAAACAGTAGTGCAGTGTCAAACCTAATTCCTGAATTAGTTGTGAATCTCGTTCTACCTGTTCTAATACCGGATCTACGACAATTGCTGCTTTTGTATTTTCGTCAGCAATTAGATATGTATATGTACTAGATTCCTTGTCAAAAAGTTGGCGAAATAACATTTTTTCACCTCCGCTCATTTTTACTTATTTAATCATATAACTATATGGTAAAATAATCAAGATAAAGTTATAAAATTCTTCTAGTTTTCTATGTCAGAGATATTTCCAGGCGCTCTTAGTCAGGTTGCAGAATATTTTAAAGTGCTGTCCGAGGTCAGTCGGTTACAAGTGTTGTGTTGTTTGAAAACTGGAGCGAAGAATGTAACCCAAATCATTGCGGAGACGGGACTAGGACAAGCGAATGTATCGAAGCATCTGAAGATTTTGACTCAAGCAGGTATTGTCAAACGGACACCGGAGGGAGTCAGCGTCATTTATGAAATCGCTGATCCTATTTTATTTCAGTTATGTGATTTGGTGTGCGATCGCTTATCCGTCAGACTCGAAGAACAAACCAAGCAGTTAGAACAACTCAAAATGTGAGGGGACTGGGGACTGGGAATTGGGAAAAATCTTCTCCCCTGCTCCCCTGCTCCTCTGCTCCTCTGCTCCTCTGCTCCCCTGCTGATTTCAGCTAAACTGTTTCCCTGCGTCTAAGTTAAATAACATTTGCAGAGTCTGCATACAATTACGTCTGGCCTCAACATCCTGTTGCGCCCGTAATTGTACCATTGGGTCATGTAATATTTTATTAACTATTCCTCTTGTTAAAGCCTCAATGACTTCTTGGTGTTTTTCTCCAAATTCCGAACCCAAGCGCGATAAAGCCTTTTCTAGTTCTTGTTCGCGGATGCTTTCAATTTTATTCCGCAGAGAACTGATAGTAGAAACAGTTTCTAAACTCCGCCACCACACATCAAAAGCTTCTGCCTCTTCATCTAGGAGTTTTTCCGCTTCCTGTGCCATTTTGCGGCGACTTTCGTAATTTTGCGCCACAACCGCTTTTAAATCGTCCACATTAAACGCCTGGACATTTACTAAATCATTTACATCTGCATCTACATTCCTGGGTACAGAAATATCAAATAACATCAGCGAATGATTAGGGTCTAAAACCATTTCTAACTTAGCCCGGTCTAGAATCGGTTCAGTTGCAGAAGTGCTGGTAAACACCAAATCACTATTAGCCACCACAGACATCATTTCCGGGAGCAGATGGATGACAATAGGTTGTTCTGGGAAATGTTTAG
This sequence is a window from Anabaena sphaerica FACHB-251. Protein-coding genes within it:
- a CDS encoding ArsR/SmtB family transcription factor, with the translated sequence MSEIFPGALSQVAEYFKVLSEVSRLQVLCCLKTGAKNVTQIIAETGLGQANVSKHLKILTQAGIVKRTPEGVSVIYEIADPILFQLCDLVCDRLSVRLEEQTKQLEQLKM
- a CDS encoding MBL fold metallo-hydrolase, giving the protein MLFRQLFDKESSTYTYLIADENTKAAIVVDPVLEQVERDSQLIQELGLTLHYCLETHIHADHITGTGKLRQLTGCLGAIPENAAANCADQKIKDGEILELGSIVIEAIATPGHTDSHLAYLVNQEKLLTGDSLLIRGCGRTDFQSGDAGTLFDVVTERLFALPDETLVYPGHDYNGFTVSTIGEEKQYNPRFQGHNRDSFIEFMSNLNLPNPQKIMAAVPANQRCGNAVSVNN